From Rhinopithecus roxellana isolate Shanxi Qingling chromosome 17, ASM756505v1, whole genome shotgun sequence, one genomic window encodes:
- the LOC115894292 gene encoding 60S ribosomal protein L10-like, with the protein MTEVLQPIKPTEFPSLWGPQCAVAANSSFLGSVCSLLQTGMRGAFGKPQGTISRVHAGQVMSTCTKLQNKEHVIEALRRAKFKFPSCQKIHISKKWGFTKFNANEFEDMVAEKRLIPDGCGFKYIPSRGPLDKWLALHS; encoded by the exons ATGACGGAGGTCCTGCAGCCAATTAAGCCAACTGAGTTCCCTTCCTTATGGGGGCCCCAGTGTGCAGTCGCTGCAAACAGCAGCTTCCTTGGTAGTGTATGCAGCCT GCTCCAAACAGGCATGCGAGGTGCCTTTGGAAAGCCCCAGGGCACTATATCCAGGGTTCACGCTGGCCAAGTTATGTCCACCTGCACCAAGCTGCAGAACAAGGAGCATGTGATAGAGGCCCTGCGCAGGGCCAAGTTCAAGTTCCCCAGCTGCCAGAAAATCCACATCTCAAAGAAGTGGGGCTTCACCAAGTTCAATGCCAATGAATTTGAAGACATGGTGGCTGAGAAGCGGCTCATCCCAGATGGCTGTGGGTTCAAGTACATCCCCAGTCGTGGCCCTCTGGACAAGTGGCTGGCCCTGCACTCATGA